From a region of the Aeoliella mucimassa genome:
- the nusA gene encoding transcription termination factor NusA, translating to MNANEVLRIVDAIHRDKNIEKEIVFEGIEAALVSAAKKHYGEESDITVNIDRKDGTIRANINGEELDSEEAVGRIGAQTAKQVMIQKIREAERDALFDEYEELLNHMVSGIIQRYEGGAATVALTNVEAILPRSEQIPGETHHANERVRATVYEVRKAGSRVKVILSRRSPSLVQRLFEQEIPEIADGVIEVRGISREPGYRSKVAVSSSDARVDCVGACVGVRGNRIKNIVDELAGERIDIVRWDEDLEVLIPNALSPATVEQVILCKMLGRAIVLVSEDQLSLAIGRRGQNVRLASKLSGWDIEIMTQEELAESIDRAVEGFSQLEGMAIELAEKLVEEGFLSYDDLSIIEPDDLMQMGGLSEEQVNSIVEQAEERAEAAEEAAAEARRQKREQERLEAEVAEAEAAAAEARGDSSEDDTPEEGGTAEEATEPTEGESTDAETAPAEGEEAEKTEADAGQAPPQ from the coding sequence ATGAACGCTAACGAAGTGCTACGAATCGTCGACGCGATCCATCGCGATAAGAACATCGAAAAAGAAATCGTGTTCGAAGGTATCGAAGCCGCGTTGGTGTCAGCCGCCAAGAAACACTACGGCGAAGAGTCGGACATCACGGTCAACATCGACCGCAAAGATGGCACGATTCGCGCTAATATCAACGGCGAAGAGCTTGATTCCGAAGAAGCGGTCGGCCGAATCGGTGCCCAGACCGCCAAGCAGGTGATGATCCAAAAGATCCGCGAAGCGGAACGCGACGCCCTGTTCGACGAGTACGAGGAACTGCTGAACCACATGGTCAGCGGCATCATTCAGCGCTACGAAGGTGGAGCTGCCACGGTGGCCCTGACCAACGTCGAAGCCATCCTGCCCCGCAGCGAGCAGATTCCAGGCGAAACGCACCACGCTAACGAACGCGTGCGGGCTACCGTATACGAAGTTCGCAAAGCTGGCAGCCGGGTGAAAGTGATCCTCAGTCGCCGGTCGCCGAGCCTGGTGCAGCGATTGTTCGAGCAGGAGATTCCCGAAATCGCCGACGGCGTGATCGAAGTTCGTGGCATTTCCCGCGAGCCGGGCTATCGTTCGAAGGTGGCCGTCTCGAGCAGCGATGCCCGAGTCGACTGCGTCGGCGCTTGCGTCGGCGTTCGCGGTAACCGCATCAAGAATATCGTCGACGAACTGGCTGGCGAGCGAATCGACATTGTCCGCTGGGATGAAGACCTCGAAGTCCTGATTCCCAACGCCCTGTCGCCGGCGACAGTCGAGCAGGTGATCTTGTGCAAAATGCTCGGTCGGGCGATCGTGCTAGTGAGCGAAGATCAGCTATCATTGGCCATTGGTCGCCGTGGCCAAAACGTCCGCCTGGCGAGTAAACTGTCGGGCTGGGACATCGAAATCATGACTCAGGAAGAGCTGGCCGAATCGATCGACCGCGCGGTCGAAGGCTTCAGCCAACTCGAGGGCATGGCGATCGAACTGGCCGAAAAGCTCGTAGAAGAAGGCTTTTTGAGCTACGACGACCTGTCGATCATCGAGCCCGACGACCTGATGCAGATGGGCGGCCTGAGCGAAGAACAAGTAAACTCGATCGTCGAACAAGCAGAAGAACGGGCCGAAGCTGCCGAAGAAGCCGCTGCCGAGGCTCGCCGTCAAAAGCGGGAACAGGAACGACTCGAAGCCGAAGTAGCGGAAGCCGAAGCTGCCGCGGCTGAGGCTCGGGGAGACTCCTCCGAAGACGACACCCCCGAAGAGGGGGGTACTGCCGAGGAGGCCACGGAACCCACCGAAGGCGAAAGCACCGATGCCGAGACCGCCCCGGCTGAAGGTGAAGAAGCAGAGAAAACCGAGGCGGACGCTGGACAAGCCCCCCCTCAGTAG